Proteins encoded within one genomic window of [Enterobacter] lignolyticus SCF1:
- the tdcD gene encoding propionate kinase — protein sequence MIEFPVVLVINCGSSSIKFSVMDAQSQDVLLTGIAEGINTERATLSLNGDEPVELPQQNYECALGTITVELEKRNLMQSVALIGHRIAHGGSIFNESVLITDEVIELIRQVSPLAPLHNFANLSGVESAKHLFPGVKQVAVFDTSFHQTLAPEAYLYGLPWRYFEEHGVRRYGFHGTSHRYVSQQAHALLNLDEQDSGLVIAHLGNGASICAVRNGKSVDTSMGMTPLEGLMMGTRCGDVDFGAMSWIASQTGQTLNDLERVVNKESGLLGISGLSSDLRTLEKAWHEGHYHARLAIKTFVHRIARHIGGHAMALKRLDGIIFTGGIGENSTLIRQLVVEHLQVLGVTLDPAKNQLPGKAGERIISQADSLTACAVIPTNEEKMIALDAIHLGKINAPAEYA from the coding sequence ATGATTGAATTCCCTGTAGTGTTGGTCATTAATTGCGGTTCATCGTCGATTAAATTTTCGGTCATGGATGCACAATCGCAGGATGTATTACTGACAGGTATTGCGGAAGGTATTAATACCGAACGGGCGACATTAAGCCTTAATGGCGATGAGCCTGTTGAATTACCCCAGCAGAATTATGAGTGTGCGCTCGGCACGATTACCGTTGAACTGGAAAAACGTAATTTAATGCAGAGCGTGGCGCTGATTGGCCACCGTATTGCCCACGGCGGCAGCATTTTTAATGAGTCCGTTTTAATTACGGATGAGGTTATCGAGTTAATTCGTCAGGTATCGCCGCTGGCGCCATTGCATAACTTCGCCAACCTGAGCGGCGTGGAGTCGGCGAAGCATCTGTTTCCGGGCGTGAAGCAGGTGGCGGTATTTGATACCAGCTTTCACCAGACGCTGGCGCCGGAAGCCTATCTCTACGGCCTGCCGTGGCGCTACTTCGAAGAGCATGGCGTGCGCCGCTACGGCTTTCACGGGACGTCGCACCGCTATGTCTCGCAGCAGGCCCATGCGCTGCTGAATCTCGACGAGCAGGACTCCGGGTTGGTGATTGCTCACTTAGGTAACGGCGCCTCTATTTGCGCGGTGCGTAACGGCAAGAGCGTGGATACCTCAATGGGGATGACGCCGCTCGAAGGGCTGATGATGGGCACCCGCTGCGGCGATGTGGACTTCGGCGCCATGAGCTGGATTGCCAGCCAGACCGGCCAGACCCTCAACGATCTGGAGCGGGTGGTGAACAAAGAGTCCGGCCTGCTCGGCATCTCGGGGCTCTCGTCCGATCTGCGCACACTGGAAAAAGCCTGGCATGAAGGGCATTACCATGCCCGGCTGGCGATTAAAACCTTTGTTCACCGTATTGCCCGCCATATCGGCGGACACGCCATGGCGCTAAAACGCCTCGATGGCATTATTTTTACCGGCGGCATTGGCGAAAACTCGACGTTAATTCGCCAACTGGTCGTTGAACATTTGCAGGTGTTAGGCGTTACGCTTGACCCCGCCAAAAACCAATTACCGGGTAAAGCCGGGGAGCGAATTATTTCTCAGGCGGATTCACTAACGGCCTGCGCCGTTATTCCAACCAATGAAGAAAAGATGATTGCGTTGGACGCCATTCATTTAGGAAAAATTAACGCTCCAGCTGAATACGCTTA